One genomic region from Apodemus sylvaticus chromosome 1, mApoSyl1.1, whole genome shotgun sequence encodes:
- the LOC127680130 gene encoding olfactory receptor 2D3-like: MGRKNQTFVDEFLLLGLSQDAQTQILLFVLFFIVYILTVLGNLFIIILILMDSRLHTPMYFFLRNLSFADLCFSNSIVPQVLSHFLVKRKTISFWGCVTQVIVSLQIGCTECALLAVMSYDRYVAVCMPLHYSTIMTQQLCLQLALGSWVSGFLVSLVDTAVAFHLPYQGQNIISHYFCELPALLKLASADTYSTEMVIFAMGVVILLAPVSLILISYWNIISTVIQMHSGEGRLKVFSTCGSHLVVVVLFYGSAIFNYMQPNTKSRKKQDKIMSVFYTVMTPMLNPIIYSLRNKDVKSAFRRLAARVAFFQKQ; encoded by the coding sequence AAGATGCACAAACTCAGATCCTactatttgttcttttcttcattgtttacattctgaCTGTACTTGGAAACCTCTTCATCATTATCCTCATCCTCATGGATTCTCGACTCCATacacccatgtacttttttcttAGAAACCTCTCTTTTGCTGATCTGTGTTTCTCAAATAGCATTGTTCCTCAAGTCCTGTCCCACTTTCTGGTAAAAAGGAAAACTATTTCCTTTTGGGGATGTGTGACACAGGTAATTGTCTCCCTTCAGATTGGGTGTACAGAGTGTGCACTACTAGCAGTGATGTCCTATGACCGGTATGTGGCTGTGTGCATGCCACTGCACTACTCCACCATCATGACTCAACAACTATGTCTGCAGTTGGCCCTAGGGTCCTGGGTCAGTGGGTTCCTAGTATCTTTGGTAGATACTGCTGTTGCTTTCCATCTTCCATATCAAGGGCAAAACATAATCAGCCATTACTTTTGCGAACTTCCTGCCCTCCTGAAGTTGGCTTCAGCAGATACTTACAGCACAGAAATGGTCATCTTTGCAATGGGTGTGGTAATCCTTCTAGCACCTGTCTCCCTCATCCTCATCTCCTATTGGAACATCATCTCCACTGTGATTCAGATGCATTCTGGAGAGGGGAGACTCAAAGTGTTTTCAACCTGTGGATCTcaccttgttgttgttgtcctcTTCTATGGGTCTGCAATATTTAACTACATGCAGCCAAACACCAAATCCAGGAAGAAACAGGATAAGATAATGTCTGTGTTCTATACAGTGATGACTCCAATGCTAAACCCCATAATTTATAGTCTTCGGAACAAGGATGTCAAAAGTGCCTTCAGGAGATTAGCTGCAAGAGTGGCCTTCTTTCAGAAGCAGtga